One part of the Desulfonema ishimotonii genome encodes these proteins:
- the hypF gene encoding carbamoyltransferase HypF: MNHVIAKSLAVSGIVQGVGFRPFIWQLAQEYRVRGDVANTPAGVLIHAEGAAESVAAFCRDIETRKPPLAHITGISARPESPAGAETFSIVPSEKGADTSALISPDVSVCEDCLREMCDPSDRRYRYPFINCTHCGPRYTIIDDIPYDRPGTSMRHFTMCPACQSEYDNPADRRFHAQPNACPVCGPHVTLCDNARCPVPADDPVQKTVELLRDGHIVAVKGIGGFHLAADAENSDAVRRLRERKHREEKPFALMALDLEQIRRFARPTPEEVQLLTVCQRPIVLLRKRTPNSVAEAVSPRNRCFGVMLPYTPLHYLLLGAGADQPNFTALVMTSGNMSEAPIAIDNDDAFDRLAPIADFFLIHNREICLRSDDSIVRYAGGDMRPIRRSRGYAPMPVFLRKPVPQILACGGGLKSTVCLTKGRNAFLSQHIGDMENLETFDFFRQTVDRLRRILSIRPEIVAHDLHPDYMSTQYALEQADVKTVAVQHHHAHIVSVMAEHQLDGPLIGLAFDGTGCGTDGAIWGGEVLIAEPGTFTRAAHLGYVPMPGGSAAIREPWRMGLACLYETFGDSLPDLPMLREIGEERAGVMLAMIRNQVNTPRTSSMGRLFDGIAAILGLRSQVAFEGQAAMDLEMVAGEGTRGGYEYERTPGDIVVLPVRPIVRGVVADMGKGLSPSVISMKFHNTLIRLFSELCRDLRGAAGLNRVVLSGGVFQNAILLTGLMHALEKKNFKVFANTQVPANDGGISLGQALVAAERS, translated from the coding sequence ATGAACCATGTCATCGCCAAATCTCTGGCCGTCAGCGGCATTGTCCAGGGCGTAGGCTTCCGGCCCTTTATCTGGCAACTGGCACAGGAATACCGGGTTCGTGGGGATGTGGCCAATACCCCGGCCGGGGTTCTGATCCATGCCGAGGGCGCGGCGGAAAGCGTGGCGGCCTTCTGCCGGGACATCGAAACCCGGAAACCGCCCCTGGCCCATATCACCGGTATTTCGGCCCGGCCCGAATCCCCGGCCGGCGCTGAAACATTTTCCATTGTCCCCAGCGAAAAGGGGGCCGACACCTCGGCCCTGATTTCGCCGGATGTCTCTGTCTGTGAGGACTGCCTCCGGGAGATGTGTGACCCTTCCGACCGCCGGTACCGCTACCCTTTTATCAACTGCACCCATTGCGGGCCGCGCTATACCATCATCGACGACATCCCCTATGACCGGCCCGGCACATCCATGCGCCATTTCACCATGTGCCCGGCATGCCAGTCCGAGTACGACAATCCCGCAGACCGCCGATTCCACGCCCAGCCCAACGCCTGCCCGGTCTGCGGTCCTCATGTGACGCTCTGCGACAATGCCCGCTGTCCCGTCCCTGCCGATGACCCGGTGCAAAAGACGGTGGAACTGCTCAGAGACGGCCACATCGTTGCGGTCAAAGGCATTGGCGGATTTCACCTGGCGGCGGATGCGGAAAACAGCGACGCTGTCCGCAGGCTGAGGGAACGGAAGCACCGCGAGGAAAAGCCCTTTGCCCTCATGGCCCTCGATCTCGAACAGATCCGCCGGTTTGCACGCCCGACGCCGGAGGAGGTGCAACTCCTCACCGTCTGCCAGCGCCCCATTGTGCTGCTGCGAAAAAGAACCCCCAATTCCGTTGCCGAAGCCGTCTCCCCCCGGAACCGCTGTTTCGGGGTCATGCTGCCCTACACCCCGCTTCACTATCTGCTGCTGGGCGCAGGGGCCGACCAGCCGAATTTCACGGCCCTGGTGATGACCAGCGGCAACATGAGCGAAGCGCCCATTGCCATTGATAATGACGATGCCTTTGACCGGCTGGCCCCCATTGCCGATTTTTTCCTGATCCATAACCGGGAGATCTGTCTGCGGAGCGACGATTCCATTGTCCGGTATGCGGGGGGCGACATGCGGCCCATCCGGCGCTCCAGAGGATACGCCCCCATGCCGGTGTTCCTCAGAAAACCGGTCCCGCAGATTCTGGCCTGCGGGGGGGGGCTCAAAAGTACGGTCTGCCTGACCAAAGGCCGCAACGCCTTTCTGAGCCAGCACATCGGGGACATGGAAAATCTGGAGACCTTTGATTTTTTCAGGCAGACCGTGGACCGGCTCAGACGGATTCTCAGCATCCGCCCGGAAATCGTGGCCCATGATCTGCACCCGGATTACATGAGTACGCAGTACGCACTGGAGCAGGCGGACGTGAAAACCGTGGCGGTTCAGCACCATCATGCCCACATTGTCAGCGTCATGGCGGAGCATCAGCTTGACGGGCCGCTCATCGGCCTCGCTTTTGACGGCACGGGCTGCGGGACAGACGGTGCGATCTGGGGCGGCGAGGTGCTGATCGCGGAACCCGGCACCTTCACGCGGGCCGCCCATCTCGGCTATGTGCCCATGCCGGGCGGCAGTGCCGCCATCCGGGAGCCGTGGCGAATGGGGCTGGCCTGTCTTTATGAAACATTCGGCGATTCGCTCCCGGATCTGCCCATGCTGCGGGAGATCGGGGAGGAACGGGCCGGGGTGATGCTGGCCATGATCCGCAATCAGGTCAACACCCCCCGGACATCGAGCATGGGACGGCTGTTTGACGGCATTGCCGCCATACTGGGACTCCGAAGCCAAGTGGCCTTTGAGGGGCAGGCGGCCATGGATCTGGAAATGGTGGCCGGGGAAGGGACACGGGGGGGATACGAATATGAGCGGACGCCGGGCGACATTGTTGTTCTGCCGGTCCGGCCCATTGTCCGGGGCGTGGTGGCTGACATGGGCAAAGGGCTTTCCCCGTCCGTGATCAGCATGAAGTTCCACAACACCCTGATCCGCCTGTTTTCAGAGCTGTGCCGGGATTTGCGAGGCGCCGCCGGGCTGAACCGGGTGGTGCTGAGCGGCGGCGTGTTTCAGAACGCCATCCTGCTGACGGGCCTGATGCACGCCCTGGAAAAAAAGAATTTCAAAGTCTTTGCAAACACACAGGTTCCGGCCAATGACGGTGGCATCTCCCTGGGGCAGGCCCTTGTGGCAGCGGAGAGAAGCTGA
- a CDS encoding HyaD/HybD family hydrogenase maturation endopeptidase: protein MKNSPRIMILGVGCKLLTDEGFGIHVIEALDARHTFPDNVSIVDGGVLGLNLLGVISETDRLIVIDVIRNNGAPGTLCRIDHDDIPNRFRAKNSLHQIDFLEAMTVCRTVLDREPQTVILGVEPADVETCSVELTPVIRAKTEEMIRLILSELESLGVTWAEKGAVSENVSCNSL from the coding sequence ATGAAAAATTCACCTCGGATTATGATCTTGGGCGTCGGGTGCAAGCTGCTGACAGATGAGGGGTTCGGCATCCACGTCATTGAAGCACTGGACGCACGCCACACCTTCCCGGACAACGTCTCCATAGTAGACGGCGGCGTTCTGGGCCTGAACCTGCTGGGCGTTATCAGCGAAACCGACCGGCTCATCGTTATTGATGTTATCCGCAACAACGGCGCGCCCGGCACCCTCTGCCGGATTGACCATGACGATATTCCCAACCGGTTCCGGGCCAAAAACTCACTGCATCAGATCGACTTTCTCGAAGCCATGACCGTCTGCCGGACCGTGCTGGACAGGGAACCGCAGACCGTCATTCTCGGCGTGGAACCGGCGGATGTGGAAACCTGCAGCGTGGAACTGACCCCTGTCATCCGGGCGAAGACAGAGGAGATGATCCGACTGATCCTCAGTGAACTGGAAAGCCTGGGTGTCACCTGGGCGGAGAAAGGAGCGGTTTCGGAAAATGTGTCTTGCAATTCCCTCTAA
- a CDS encoding SPFH domain-containing protein has protein sequence MPEMIVIGFALFVIITFFKTIRIVPQRAAFVVERLGKYSRTLEAGLHILVPFLDKIAYKRSLKEEAIDVPQQTCITKDNVSIAVDGILYIQVVDSNKTAYGIADYKFATVQLAQTTMRSIFGTFDLDQTFEARETINARVVNAIDEASDPWGVKVTRYEVKDIIPPKNIIEAMEKQMRAERDKRAEIAESEGKRQAEINRAEGKRQAMISESEGEKQRRINEAEGRAAEIERVAEATARGLVKIALAINKEGGREAVNLRLAEQYIGEFGNLARQSNTMIIPANLSDVGGFIAAAQEVLDTVRGKAASAPGKGGKMIGKAEKPPVPPDAKWDLPQP, from the coding sequence ATGCCGGAAATGATTGTCATCGGATTTGCACTGTTTGTCATCATCACCTTTTTTAAGACCATCCGCATTGTGCCCCAGCGGGCCGCCTTTGTGGTGGAGCGGCTGGGAAAATACAGCCGGACCCTGGAGGCCGGGCTTCACATTCTCGTGCCGTTTCTGGACAAGATCGCCTATAAAAGATCCCTGAAGGAGGAGGCCATTGATGTGCCCCAGCAGACCTGTATCACCAAGGATAATGTCTCCATTGCCGTGGACGGCATCCTCTATATCCAGGTAGTGGACTCCAATAAGACGGCCTACGGCATTGCGGATTACAAATTTGCCACGGTCCAGCTTGCCCAGACCACCATGCGGAGCATCTTCGGCACCTTTGATCTGGATCAGACCTTTGAGGCCCGCGAAACCATCAACGCACGGGTGGTCAACGCCATTGACGAGGCCAGTGACCCCTGGGGCGTCAAGGTGACTCGCTATGAGGTCAAGGATATTATCCCGCCCAAGAATATTATTGAGGCCATGGAAAAACAGATGCGGGCCGAACGGGACAAACGGGCGGAAATCGCCGAGTCCGAGGGGAAAAGACAGGCGGAAATCAACCGGGCCGAAGGCAAGCGGCAGGCCATGATTTCCGAGTCCGAGGGCGAGAAACAGCGGCGGATCAATGAGGCAGAGGGCCGGGCTGCGGAAATTGAGCGGGTGGCCGAGGCCACGGCACGGGGACTTGTGAAAATCGCCCTGGCCATTAACAAGGAGGGCGGCAGGGAGGCCGTCAATCTGCGGCTTGCCGAGCAGTATATCGGCGAATTCGGCAACCTGGCCCGGCAGAGCAACACCATGATCATCCCCGCCAACCTGTCCGACGTGGGCGGGTTTATCGCAGCCGCCCAGGAGGTGCTGGACACGGTCCGGGGAAAGGCCGCATCCGCGCCGGGCAAAGGGGGGAAAATGATCGGAAAGGCGGAAAAGCCGCCGGTTCCGCCCGATGCCAAGTGGGATCTGCCGCAACCGTAA
- a CDS encoding HypC/HybG/HupF family hydrogenase formation chaperone, giving the protein MCLAIPSKIVEVNGNTAIIDVDSVRRECSLLLLEDPQVGDYVIVHAGFAIHKIDETVALESLALLREAVERAENGE; this is encoded by the coding sequence ATGTGTCTTGCAATTCCCTCTAAAATCGTGGAAGTTAATGGCAACACTGCGATAATCGACGTGGACAGCGTGCGGCGGGAGTGCAGTCTTCTCCTGCTGGAAGACCCGCAGGTCGGGGATTATGTAATCGTTCACGCCGGATTTGCCATCCATAAAATTGACGAAACCGTCGCCTTGGAATCCCTTGCGCTTCTCAGAGAGGCTGTGGAACGGGCGGAAAACGGCGAATAA
- a CDS encoding acyl-CoA dehydrogenase, which produces MANRFVSMKNLRFILHEVLNVESLSELPAFSGHTRKSIDMVLSAAHDFAKGELHPIFEEMDRNPPALRDGVVSVHPGVRNILRTLGDDGWISAGFPEAWGGEGMPETLLHAFGFIFAAANYSASVYAGLSAGAARLILSFGSEALKKAYVPPLLSGRWQGTMALTEPEAGSSLGDITTLAEPADNGSYVIRGRKIFISAGDHDGADNVVHLMLARIRDAPAGVKGISLFVVPKLIPDADGKPVSNHVTVTQIFHKLGYRGAPITELSLGENGDCHGFLVGEANRGLGYMFQMMNGARLEVGMGAAAIATAAYHAALEYTRSRCQGRRLTDKSSAKPIPIIRHPDVKRMLLFQRAVAEGALCLVLQCGLYEDQMAALPAEEREDLHLLTELLTPVAKSYPSEMGILATSQSLQCFGGYGYCEDFPVEQHFRDMRIHAIHEGTTGIQGMDLLGRKVMMKGGRALMLLGAEIEKTTMAARDFPELSGMANRLAETVGRLATVTQTLGALGMEKGPEALLADATLYLECFGIVTIAWQWLMQAVAACRGLSAEKAGREQIAFYEGKVLVCRYFFAYELPKTEGLFRRLTDTEGITLEAELKHFTD; this is translated from the coding sequence ATGGCAAACCGATTTGTCAGTATGAAAAACCTGCGCTTCATTCTCCATGAAGTGCTGAATGTTGAATCCCTTTCCGAACTCCCGGCCTTTTCCGGCCACACCCGGAAGAGCATCGACATGGTGCTGAGTGCGGCCCATGACTTTGCAAAGGGCGAGCTGCACCCGATCTTTGAAGAGATGGACCGGAATCCCCCGGCCCTCAGAGACGGCGTGGTATCGGTTCATCCCGGGGTGCGGAACATCCTGCGGACACTGGGGGACGACGGCTGGATCAGCGCGGGATTTCCCGAGGCCTGGGGCGGCGAGGGGATGCCGGAAACCCTTCTGCACGCCTTCGGCTTCATTTTCGCGGCAGCCAATTATTCGGCCAGCGTGTACGCGGGCCTCAGCGCGGGAGCGGCCCGGCTCATCCTCTCCTTCGGCAGCGAGGCCCTGAAAAAAGCCTACGTTCCCCCGCTCCTCTCCGGCAGGTGGCAGGGGACCATGGCGCTGACCGAGCCGGAGGCCGGGTCATCCCTGGGGGACATCACCACCCTGGCCGAGCCTGCCGATAACGGAAGCTATGTGATCCGGGGACGGAAAATCTTCATCTCCGCCGGAGACCACGACGGCGCGGATAACGTGGTTCACCTGATGCTGGCCCGCATCCGGGACGCACCGGCCGGGGTAAAGGGCATCTCCCTCTTTGTGGTGCCCAAGCTGATCCCGGATGCGGACGGAAAGCCGGTTTCCAACCATGTCACCGTCACCCAGATTTTTCACAAGCTGGGATACCGGGGGGCGCCCATCACCGAGCTTTCCCTGGGTGAAAACGGCGACTGCCACGGCTTTCTGGTCGGAGAGGCGAACCGGGGGCTGGGCTACATGTTCCAGATGATGAACGGGGCCCGCCTGGAGGTCGGCATGGGGGCGGCCGCCATTGCCACTGCCGCATATCACGCGGCTCTGGAGTATACCCGCTCCCGCTGCCAGGGGCGTCGGCTCACGGACAAATCCTCGGCCAAACCGATCCCCATCATCCGCCATCCGGACGTAAAGCGGATGCTCCTGTTTCAGCGGGCCGTGGCCGAGGGTGCCCTCTGCCTTGTTCTCCAGTGCGGCCTTTATGAGGATCAGATGGCCGCCCTTCCGGCAGAGGAGCGGGAAGACCTGCATCTGCTGACGGAGCTTCTCACCCCTGTGGCCAAATCCTATCCGTCGGAGATGGGCATCCTTGCCACCAGCCAGAGCCTTCAGTGCTTCGGGGGGTACGGATACTGCGAGGATTTTCCGGTGGAACAGCACTTCCGGGACATGCGGATTCATGCTATCCATGAGGGGACGACCGGCATCCAGGGCATGGACCTGCTGGGCCGGAAGGTGATGATGAAGGGCGGACGAGCCCTGATGCTGCTGGGGGCGGAGATCGAAAAGACCACGATGGCGGCCAGGGACTTCCCGGAGCTGTCCGGCATGGCCAACCGGCTTGCGGAAACAGTCGGCCGCCTGGCGACGGTGACGCAGACCCTGGGCGCACTTGGCATGGAAAAAGGGCCGGAGGCGTTGCTGGCCGATGCCACTCTTTATCTGGAATGTTTCGGCATTGTCACCATTGCCTGGCAGTGGCTCATGCAGGCTGTGGCGGCCTGCCGGGGGCTTTCAGCGGAAAAGGCGGGCCGTGAACAGATTGCTTTTTATGAAGGCAAGGTGCTGGTCTGCCGCTATTTCTTTGCCTATGAACTGCCCAAAACCGAAGGGCTTTTCAGGCGGCTGACAGACACAGAGGGCATCACCCTTGAAGCAGAATTGAAACACTTTACGGATTAA
- a CDS encoding NfeD family protein: protein MGWESLRDPTLIWFFIGLFCVIAEFALPGLIIFFFGIGAWIVSLLTWVTDISVFFQVSVFIVTSVSALITLRKKLNPLQPDHPDVTDDFKGKIVVVCEPVSKGKPGCVTFKGSRWKAETLSAQVLKEGQRVRILGHESIVLHVEPLEEEEE from the coding sequence TTGGGTTGGGAAAGTCTCAGGGATCCGACGCTGATATGGTTTTTTATCGGGCTGTTCTGCGTGATTGCGGAATTTGCCTTGCCCGGCCTCATTATTTTCTTTTTCGGTATCGGGGCGTGGATCGTCTCCCTGCTCACCTGGGTTACCGATATCAGCGTTTTTTTTCAGGTGTCTGTATTTATCGTTACCTCGGTCTCCGCTCTGATCACGCTGCGAAAAAAACTGAATCCTCTCCAGCCGGACCATCCGGATGTCACAGATGATTTTAAAGGCAAGATCGTTGTGGTCTGCGAGCCTGTCTCAAAGGGGAAGCCGGGCTGTGTCACATTTAAAGGTAGCCGGTGGAAGGCAGAAACCCTTTCGGCACAGGTACTGAAAGAAGGGCAGCGGGTCAGAATCCTGGGCCACGAAAGCATTGTGCTTCATGTCGAACCCCTTGAAGAAGAAGAGGAGTAA
- a CDS encoding SDR family oxidoreductase: MNDFTLNEKTAIITGASRGIGQAVAEKLAAYGARCILVSRKTDDLEAVADKIRAKGGEAVALACHTGYPDRIAALYETIGERYGRVDILINNAATNPHFGEMRDADARIWDKIIDVNLKGPFFMIQQAIPLMTEGGAIVNISSVNGVRPGMLQGVYSVSKAALLSMTQVFARELAPRNIRVNALLPGLTDTKFAQAIISSESIRDRTLEQIPMGRCAAPEEMAGAVLYLVSDAASFTTGASLICDGGMLCC, from the coding sequence ATGAACGATTTCACGCTTAATGAAAAAACGGCTATCATCACAGGGGCCAGCCGGGGAATCGGCCAGGCCGTGGCCGAAAAACTGGCCGCATACGGTGCCCGCTGCATCCTGGTGAGCCGCAAAACCGATGATCTGGAAGCCGTGGCCGACAAAATTCGCGCCAAGGGCGGCGAGGCCGTGGCCCTGGCCTGCCACACCGGTTATCCGGACAGGATCGCGGCCCTGTATGAGACCATCGGGGAGCGCTACGGGCGTGTGGATATCCTGATCAACAACGCGGCCACCAATCCCCACTTCGGGGAGATGAGGGATGCCGACGCCCGCATCTGGGACAAGATCATAGATGTGAACCTCAAAGGCCCTTTTTTCATGATTCAGCAGGCGATTCCCCTGATGACGGAAGGGGGGGCCATCGTCAACATCTCGTCCGTGAACGGGGTCCGGCCCGGTATGCTTCAGGGGGTCTATTCCGTGAGCAAGGCCGCCCTGCTCTCCATGACCCAGGTATTTGCCCGTGAGCTTGCGCCCCGTAACATCCGGGTCAATGCGCTGTTGCCGGGGCTGACCGACACCAAGTTTGCACAGGCCATCATCAGCTCGGAGAGCATACGGGACCGCACCTTGGAGCAGATTCCCATGGGGCGGTGCGCGGCCCCCGAAGAGATGGCCGGTGCCGTTCTCTATCTGGTATCCGACGCGGCCTCGTTCACCACGGGCGCCAGCCTGATCTGCGACGGCGGAATGCTCTGCTGTTAA
- a CDS encoding zinc ribbon domain-containing protein yields the protein MQTVTRCPKCGYTSDTAFAECPRCGIIVEKFLEIQARKNENSPRSSAAGKTGEIFSQMFSVLKAGVIHPLPEINPVSYAGRILLFVIFLLWGLSFIFTPMEKSAVGENFLHMVNTPFHEAGHIIFRPFGRFITSLGGTLGQLLMPLICMLTFIIKNRDAFAASVTLWWLAENFMDIAPYINDARAGTLPLLGGNTGQTSPYGFHDWEFILTETGLLMYDHFLARLAYGIGIFLMIASLLWGGFILLKQRKALGLGIVS from the coding sequence ATGCAGACCGTCACCCGATGCCCCAAATGCGGATACACTTCGGACACCGCCTTTGCCGAATGCCCCCGGTGCGGGATTATTGTTGAAAAATTTCTGGAGATACAGGCGCGAAAAAACGAAAATTCGCCCCGCAGCAGCGCTGCCGGAAAAACAGGGGAAATATTCTCCCAGATGTTTTCCGTGCTGAAGGCGGGCGTGATTCACCCCCTGCCGGAGATCAACCCGGTCAGTTATGCGGGTCGGATTCTCCTGTTTGTGATCTTCCTGTTATGGGGGCTGAGCTTTATTTTCACGCCGATGGAAAAGAGTGCGGTGGGGGAAAATTTCCTGCACATGGTCAACACCCCCTTTCACGAGGCCGGGCATATCATCTTCCGCCCCTTCGGACGGTTCATCACCTCGCTGGGCGGCACCCTGGGACAGTTGCTCATGCCGCTGATCTGTATGCTGACCTTTATCATCAAAAACCGGGACGCCTTTGCCGCATCCGTCACCCTCTGGTGGCTGGCGGAAAATTTTATGGACATCGCGCCCTACATCAACGACGCACGGGCAGGCACACTCCCACTTCTCGGCGGAAACACGGGCCAGACCTCGCCCTACGGCTTTCACGACTGGGAGTTTATCCTCACTGAAACCGGGCTGCTCATGTATGACCACTTCCTGGCCCGGCTCGCATACGGCATCGGCATTTTCCTCATGATCGCGTCACTCCTGTGGGGCGGGTTTATCCTGCTGAAACAGCGAAAGGCGCTGGGATTGGGGATTGTTTCGTGA
- a CDS encoding cold-shock protein: MANGTVKWFNDKKGYGFIEKDEGGDVFVHYSAITMTGFKTLDEGDRVNFEVEQGGKGPAATNVTKA, translated from the coding sequence ATGGCAAATGGTACCGTAAAATGGTTCAATGACAAAAAAGGTTATGGCTTTATTGAAAAGGATGAGGGCGGCGATGTTTTTGTCCATTATTCAGCCATCACCATGACCGGCTTCAAAACGCTGGATGAGGGTGACCGGGTTAATTTCGAGGTGGAACAGGGCGGCAAAGGCCCTGCTGCGACGAATGTAACCAAAGCTTAA
- a CDS encoding sigma-54 interaction domain-containing protein: MIEESRFLRHVTQSLYSSLEIGKALHETVICLKNYLPLDLIHVFILDTGARTLRYLAEASEVHGVLIDDRIQLNPSDFTEFRELNCGEVFLLTRSASAMLRKLHTHFISHVRNPLVRQQDNFSVMMIGFDIGAPLIGGFGMVAVGRRPFKEEHMRLISLARRPLTGAVINLLSHRDVVSRNERLSSQKKYLEHKLGHLSACKIIGAETGLKEVMEQIRLVAPLESPVLILGETGTGKEVIANALHQASGRPEGPIIGINCGAIPEGLMDSELFGHEKGAFTGASQLKRGFFEQADGGTIFLDEVGELPLSAQVRLLRVIQTLTFHRVGGNRSISVNVRILAATNRNLAQRVRENRFREDLWFRLNVFPISIPPLRNRKGDIPALAEYFAVRKAREMNMETSPRFSKEAFGELALYDWPGNIRELQNVIERAVIVSRGRQLSFPNLSGRAASPASPASAVSWERFPTMDEMMIRHIRAGLELSGGKVEGRGGAAELLGMNPSTLRSRMKKLGIRVGKKVEADTASVS; encoded by the coding sequence ATGATCGAAGAAAGCCGGTTCCTGCGGCATGTGACCCAGTCTCTCTACAGCAGCTTGGAGATCGGAAAGGCCCTGCATGAAACCGTCATCTGTCTCAAGAACTATTTGCCGCTGGACCTGATCCACGTATTTATCCTGGATACCGGGGCCCGGACCCTCCGGTATCTGGCCGAGGCATCGGAGGTCCACGGCGTGCTTATCGACGACCGGATTCAGCTGAATCCGTCTGATTTTACCGAATTCCGGGAGTTGAACTGCGGCGAGGTATTTCTGCTGACGCGCTCGGCCAGCGCCATGCTTAGGAAACTTCATACCCATTTTATCTCCCATGTGCGGAATCCCCTCGTGCGACAGCAGGATAATTTTTCCGTTATGATGATCGGATTTGATATCGGCGCGCCCCTCATAGGCGGGTTCGGTATGGTGGCTGTGGGCAGGCGTCCGTTCAAAGAGGAACATATGCGGCTCATCAGTCTGGCCAGACGGCCTCTGACCGGGGCGGTGATCAATCTGCTCAGTCACCGGGATGTAGTGAGCCGGAATGAACGGCTCTCATCCCAGAAAAAATATCTTGAACATAAACTCGGCCATCTCTCGGCCTGTAAGATCATCGGTGCGGAGACCGGTCTGAAAGAGGTGATGGAGCAGATCCGCCTTGTGGCGCCGCTGGAAAGTCCGGTGCTGATACTGGGAGAAACCGGAACCGGCAAGGAGGTCATCGCAAATGCGCTCCATCAGGCATCCGGCAGGCCGGAAGGCCCCATAATCGGCATCAACTGCGGCGCTATTCCCGAAGGTCTGATGGACAGCGAGTTGTTCGGGCATGAGAAGGGGGCCTTCACCGGCGCAAGTCAGTTGAAAAGAGGCTTTTTCGAACAGGCGGACGGCGGCACGATTTTTCTTGACGAGGTGGGGGAGCTTCCGCTGTCCGCCCAGGTCCGCCTGCTTCGGGTAATCCAGACACTGACGTTTCACCGGGTGGGCGGGAACCGGTCGATTTCAGTCAACGTCCGAATCCTGGCGGCCACAAACCGGAATCTGGCACAGCGGGTGCGGGAAAACCGGTTTCGGGAAGACCTGTGGTTCCGTCTGAACGTGTTCCCCATCAGCATCCCCCCGCTGAGGAACCGCAAAGGGGATATTCCCGCCCTTGCCGAGTACTTTGCCGTGAGAAAAGCGCGTGAAATGAATATGGAGACCTCTCCCCGGTTTTCCAAAGAAGCCTTTGGCGAACTGGCCCTGTATGACTGGCCGGGAAATATCCGGGAACTTCAGAACGTCATCGAGCGGGCCGTGATTGTCAGCCGGGGGAGGCAGCTCTCCTTTCCCAACCTGTCCGGCAGAGCGGCGTCCCCGGCGTCCCCGGCATCGGCTGTCAGCTGGGAGCGGTTTCCCACTATGGATGAAATGATGATCCGCCATATCCGGGCAGGGCTTGAATTATCGGGCGGAAAGGTGGAGGGGAGGGGCGGCGCGGCTGAACTGCTGGGCATGAATCCCTCCACCCTGAGAAGCCGGATGAAGAAGCTCGGCATCCGGGTTGGGAAAAAAGTTGAGGCGGATACAGCGTCCGTGTCCTGA